The following are from one region of the Paenibacillus protaetiae genome:
- a CDS encoding YgzB family protein codes for MNKFFFKSAKINEFRLWGLVFTLIGMGVMILGTAGIVFWGQAGKIMAAIFMVIGMISLLISVAVYFWAGMMSTSATMLECPECGKPTKMLGQTDRCMFCKTILTLDPAQATHGHTHTTTK; via the coding sequence GAATTTCGTTTGTGGGGTTTAGTGTTTACTCTCATTGGAATGGGCGTTATGATTCTAGGAACAGCAGGCATTGTTTTTTGGGGGCAGGCAGGCAAAATTATGGCCGCCATCTTTATGGTTATCGGCATGATATCCCTGCTTATCAGCGTAGCCGTCTACTTCTGGGCCGGAATGATGTCCACAAGCGCCACGATGCTGGAATGCCCGGAATGCGGCAAGCCAACCAAAATGCTTGGCCAAACCGACCGTTGCATGTTCTGCAAAACGATATTGACGCTTGACCCTGCACAGGCAACCCACGGGCATACCCATACGACAACCAAGTAA